In Elusimicrobium sp. An273, a genomic segment contains:
- the lnt gene encoding apolipoprotein N-acyltransferase, producing MRGFRQTIAEQDAFLAQNRWSIFFKNSFSVLGRYLFLLLCAGATAWLVYQSYPSVSRHALAWFALAPFIWGVTKTKGFWSSFLYGWLTAFLFNAGIFYWIYYTCLHGGGLSQGLSLAAWLGLSGLLAVQFALFGGSCYFLKKTGPFFPLLAACGFVTLEWLHQTLAFYGLGFPWIMLGYTQWNAPEMLQLAAFTGVYGISFIVAFTGASLGWAFATKGVKDGVWHMVAAAVVFLAAYTYGHYTLPDASQKRPFKPLLSLSTALLQPNIDQYKKWSPQYEAEILQTLQAQGMALEGKGVRLMVWPESAVPGALTEEPYWTLFKEIAAKTDAYQFIGSNVEEDGKQYVGAYLLAPQSEKLQSYRKTKLVPFGEYIPLEGLVHRIFKDVAVLGELGSFTPGARGQKPLDLGGVAVGETICYESIYPQLWLSQNRQGAKLFINVTNDAWFFDTAAPYQHLAVNVLRAVETGRPVLRAANTGFSAVIDPFGRIEKQSRLFTQEILQASIPLALNEQKNFYTQWGDWFAWLCAALFATLLISTVVFSYE from the coding sequence ATGCGCGGATTTAGACAAACCATCGCCGAACAAGATGCATTTTTGGCGCAAAATCGCTGGAGCATTTTCTTTAAAAACAGCTTTTCTGTGCTGGGGCGCTATCTGTTTTTATTGCTTTGTGCCGGGGCCACGGCGTGGCTGGTATACCAAAGCTATCCCAGCGTGTCGCGCCATGCATTGGCGTGGTTTGCCTTGGCACCTTTTATTTGGGGTGTGACCAAAACCAAAGGGTTTTGGTCTTCTTTTTTATACGGCTGGCTGACGGCGTTTTTATTCAATGCCGGTATTTTTTACTGGATTTATTACACCTGCTTACACGGGGGCGGGCTTTCGCAGGGCCTCTCCTTGGCGGCGTGGCTGGGCCTTAGCGGGCTGCTGGCCGTGCAGTTTGCGCTCTTTGGCGGGAGCTGCTATTTTTTAAAGAAAACAGGGCCCTTTTTCCCGTTGCTGGCGGCGTGCGGGTTTGTCACGCTGGAGTGGCTGCACCAAACCTTGGCGTTTTATGGGCTGGGGTTTCCGTGGATTATGTTGGGGTATACCCAATGGAACGCGCCGGAAATGCTGCAGCTGGCGGCTTTTACGGGGGTGTACGGCATTAGCTTTATTGTGGCGTTTACGGGGGCCAGCTTGGGCTGGGCCTTTGCCACCAAAGGCGTAAAAGACGGCGTATGGCATATGGTTGCGGCCGCGGTGGTTTTTTTAGCGGCGTATACGTATGGGCATTATACGCTGCCGGACGCTTCTCAAAAAAGGCCGTTTAAGCCGCTATTGAGTTTAAGCACCGCGCTCTTGCAGCCCAATATAGACCAATACAAAAAATGGAGCCCGCAATACGAAGCTGAAATTTTGCAGACGCTTCAGGCGCAGGGGATGGCGCTGGAAGGAAAAGGCGTTCGGCTGATGGTGTGGCCGGAAAGCGCCGTGCCCGGTGCGCTGACGGAAGAGCCGTATTGGACTCTTTTTAAAGAGATTGCCGCCAAGACAGACGCCTACCAATTTATCGGCTCCAATGTGGAGGAAGACGGCAAGCAATATGTCGGCGCTTATTTGCTGGCGCCGCAGTCGGAAAAACTGCAGTCTTACCGCAAAACCAAACTGGTGCCTTTTGGGGAATATATTCCGTTGGAAGGGCTGGTGCACCGTATTTTTAAGGACGTGGCCGTATTGGGCGAGTTGGGCTCTTTCACGCCGGGTGCGCGCGGGCAGAAGCCGCTGGATTTGGGCGGCGTGGCCGTAGGGGAAACCATTTGTTACGAGTCCATCTATCCGCAGCTGTGGCTTTCGCAAAACCGGCAGGGCGCAAAACTGTTTATTAACGTAACCAACGACGCTTGGTTTTTTGATACGGCTGCCCCTTACCAGCATTTGGCGGTAAATGTACTGCGCGCCGTAGAAACCGGCCGCCCTGTTTTGCGTGCGGCCAACACCGGCTTTTCGGCCGTTATTGATCCGTTCGGACGGATTGAAAAACAGTCGCGTTTATTTACGCAGGAAATTTTACAGGCCTCCATTCCGCTGGCTTTAAACGAGCAAAAAAATTTTTATACCCAATGGGGCGATTGGTTTGCCTGGCTGTGCGCGGCGTTGTTTGCAACCTTGTTGATTTCCACGGTGGTTTTTAGTTATGAATAA
- the secA gene encoding preprotein translocase subunit SecA produces MLKTIIDKIFGTKSERDLKKIQHYVDDANKFTAAFEKLTDEQLKAKTQEFKDRLAKGETLDQLLPEAFAVVRLAAQRVIGLRPYDVQLLGGIVLHQGKIAEMGTGEGKTLVAVLPSYLNALTGKGVHVVTVNDYLARRDRQWMGPIHEFLGLSVGYINHDMDSTERREMYAKDITYVTNNELGFDYLRDNMVINRADRVLRPLNYCIVDEVDSILIDEARTPLIISGPSEQSTDKYYIVNRLIPSLKVRMITEKDEVKAKYEGIKLDEGVDAIIDEKAHTATLTDTGIAKAEKFLNVPNLYNDVESEWVHHINQALRAHHLYERDVDYVVKDGEVIIVDEFTGRLMPGRRWSDGLHQAVEAKEGLPIKEENQTLATITFQNFFKLYKKLSGMTGTAMTEANEFWQIYKLDVVEIRPNKPSKRIDYPDLVYLTEREKFNAIVDEVESLWKQGAPVLVGTRSIEKSEKLSHMLRAKGIPHKVLNAKYHEMEAQIISQAGRKGAVTIATNMAGRGTDIVLGGNPADPEEQKQVVALGGLHVIGSERHESRRIDNQLRGRCARQGDPGCSRFYISLDDELMRLFANTTKIASVLSTMGMKEGEAIESRLMTRQIEGAQRMVEGRNFDIRKQLLDYDKVMNQQRTAIYGLRNAILDGENMTEKSMQMMEEIVDELVEQYYQPAHLQRSDFEALNINLRNFFPGDFHFTAENVGRKSHDQLVDEIMAQVKDLYHARVLYFTEQGINFSEIERMLLLQIIDNAWKQNLYELDQLQNSVSLRGYAQKDPLIEYQKESYKLYSSMLNRVRDLMVSYIFRLQLPPRRTAAERAQQAAAKNPNKNAAPVSKHIGRNDPCPCGSGKKYKKCCGANL; encoded by the coding sequence ATGCTAAAGACGATTATTGATAAAATTTTTGGAACCAAAAGCGAACGCGACCTCAAAAAAATCCAACATTACGTAGACGACGCCAACAAATTCACCGCCGCCTTTGAGAAGCTGACGGATGAACAGTTAAAAGCCAAAACACAGGAATTTAAAGACCGCTTGGCCAAAGGCGAAACCTTAGACCAATTGTTGCCGGAGGCTTTTGCCGTGGTGCGCTTGGCGGCCCAGCGCGTGATCGGGCTGCGCCCGTACGACGTGCAGTTGTTGGGCGGCATTGTGCTGCATCAAGGGAAAATTGCCGAAATGGGCACTGGGGAAGGGAAAACCCTGGTGGCGGTGCTTCCTTCTTACTTAAACGCGCTGACGGGCAAAGGCGTGCATGTGGTGACGGTAAACGATTACTTGGCCCGCCGCGACCGCCAATGGATGGGCCCCATTCACGAATTTTTAGGCCTCAGTGTGGGGTATATCAACCACGATATGGACAGTACCGAGCGCCGCGAGATGTACGCCAAAGACATTACCTACGTTACCAACAACGAATTGGGGTTTGACTACCTGCGCGACAACATGGTCATCAACCGGGCCGACCGCGTGCTGCGCCCGCTGAACTATTGTATCGTAGACGAAGTGGACTCTATTTTAATTGACGAGGCCCGCACCCCGCTGATTATTTCCGGCCCATCGGAACAAAGCACCGATAAGTATTACATCGTCAACCGTCTGATTCCTTCGTTGAAAGTCCGTATGATTACGGAAAAAGACGAAGTAAAAGCCAAATACGAAGGCATCAAATTAGATGAAGGCGTGGACGCCATTATCGACGAAAAAGCCCACACCGCCACGCTTACGGACACGGGGATTGCCAAGGCCGAAAAGTTTTTAAACGTGCCCAACTTGTATAACGACGTGGAATCGGAGTGGGTGCACCACATCAACCAAGCGCTGCGGGCGCACCACTTGTACGAACGGGATGTGGATTACGTCGTCAAAGACGGCGAAGTGATTATTGTGGACGAATTTACCGGCCGCTTGATGCCGGGGCGCCGCTGGAGCGACGGCCTGCACCAGGCGGTAGAAGCCAAAGAAGGCCTTCCCATCAAGGAAGAAAACCAGACCTTGGCCACGATTACGTTTCAGAATTTCTTCAAACTATATAAAAAACTGTCCGGCATGACGGGTACCGCCATGACGGAAGCCAACGAATTCTGGCAAATTTACAAGTTGGACGTAGTGGAAATCCGCCCCAATAAACCTTCTAAACGCATTGACTACCCGGATTTGGTGTATTTGACCGAGCGGGAAAAATTTAACGCCATTGTGGACGAAGTGGAAAGCTTATGGAAACAGGGCGCGCCCGTGCTGGTGGGCACGCGCTCCATTGAAAAATCGGAAAAGCTCAGCCATATGCTTCGCGCCAAAGGCATTCCGCACAAAGTGTTAAACGCCAAGTACCACGAAATGGAAGCCCAAATCATCAGCCAGGCCGGGCGCAAAGGCGCGGTAACCATTGCCACCAACATGGCCGGGCGCGGAACGGATATTGTACTGGGCGGCAACCCGGCCGACCCGGAAGAGCAGAAACAAGTAGTCGCTTTAGGCGGGCTGCACGTCATCGGCAGCGAGCGTCACGAGTCGCGCCGTATTGATAACCAGCTGCGCGGCCGCTGCGCGCGCCAGGGCGACCCGGGCTGTTCGCGGTTTTATATTTCGCTGGATGATGAACTCATGCGTCTGTTTGCCAACACCACCAAAATCGCTTCCGTGCTCAGCACGATGGGCATGAAAGAGGGCGAAGCCATTGAATCGCGCCTGATGACGCGGCAGATTGAAGGCGCCCAGCGCATGGTGGAAGGCCGCAACTTTGACATCCGCAAACAGCTGTTGGATTACGATAAAGTGATGAACCAACAACGCACCGCCATTTACGGGCTCAGAAACGCTATTTTGGACGGCGAGAACATGACCGAAAAGTCCATGCAGATGATGGAAGAAATCGTGGACGAATTGGTGGAACAGTATTATCAGCCGGCCCATTTGCAGCGCAGTGATTTTGAAGCGCTAAACATTAACTTGCGCAATTTCTTCCCCGGCGATTTTCACTTTACGGCCGAAAACGTGGGGCGCAAATCCCACGACCAGCTGGTGGATGAAATTATGGCGCAGGTAAAAGACTTGTACCACGCCCGCGTGCTGTACTTTACGGAGCAAGGCATTAATTTTTCCGAGATTGAGCGGATGCTGTTGCTGCAAATTATTGATAACGCTTGGAAACAGAACTTGTATGAACTGGATCAGCTGCAAAACAGCGTAAGCCTGCGCGGCTATGCGCAGAAAGACCCGCTGATTGAGTACCAAAAAGAGTCCTACAAGCTCTACTCTTCCATGCTCAACCGCGTGCGGGATTTGATGGTCAGCTATATTTTCCGTCTGCAATTGCCGCCCCGCCGCACGGCGGCGGAACGGGCCCAGCAGGCGGCGGCCAAAAACCCGAACAAAAACGCCGCCCCCGTGTCCAAACATATCGGGCGCAATGACCCGTGCCCGTGCGGGAGCGGTAAAAAATACAAAAAATGCTGCGGAGCTAATTTATGA
- a CDS encoding SH3 domain-containing protein has translation MKKIIALCTLMLLVSAPVFAQKYASVNAKRANIRACAGTKCAIKWYAWRYTPVIMVKTNEDKSWVLVKDFEGYSGWISASLLSPNGGMSAKVDLNVRKSPSSNADIVCTVEKGYPFKYISKKGSWIQVEDDPADPKDGKCEGWVYNVNLWGFFKQ, from the coding sequence ATGAAGAAAATCATCGCTTTATGCACGCTTATGCTGCTTGTCAGCGCGCCCGTTTTTGCCCAGAAATATGCCAGCGTGAATGCCAAAAGAGCCAACATCCGCGCCTGTGCCGGCACGAAATGCGCCATCAAATGGTACGCCTGGAGATACACTCCGGTAATTATGGTAAAAACCAATGAAGACAAAAGCTGGGTGCTGGTGAAAGATTTTGAAGGATACAGCGGCTGGATTTCCGCCAGCCTCTTAAGCCCCAACGGCGGCATGTCTGCCAAGGTGGATTTAAACGTGCGCAAGAGCCCCTCTTCCAACGCGGACATCGTCTGCACGGTGGAAAAAGGCTATCCGTTTAAATACATTTCCAAAAAAGGCAGCTGGATCCAGGTAGAAGACGACCCGGCCGACCCCAAAGACGGCAAATGCGAAGGCTGGGTATACAACGTTAACCTGTGGGGTTTCTTTAAACAATAA
- a CDS encoding NifU family protein yields MKEQVQDVVNQIRPILQADGGDIELIGVDEKTGIVTVGLRGRCGGCPHAQMTLQAVVEKKIKELVPGVTAVERV; encoded by the coding sequence ATGAAAGAACAAGTACAAGACGTTGTAAACCAAATCCGCCCGATTTTGCAAGCCGACGGCGGCGATATTGAACTGATCGGCGTAGATGAAAAAACCGGCATTGTTACCGTAGGGCTGCGCGGCCGCTGCGGCGGCTGCCCGCACGCGCAGATGACGCTGCAAGCCGTAGTGGAAAAGAAGATTAAAGAACTTGTCCCCGGCGTAACGGCAGTGGAACGCGTCTAA
- a CDS encoding PHP domain-containing protein translates to MPKVDLHTHSNFSDGTSTPEEVVLSALKTGITVYALTDHDTTDGVRRAAAVCKEHRILFTPGVEISTREHDHLHFTGYNLDLDNADFQAFLAQNRHNRQERIRQIIRQLQQAGVDITEQDVFSRAPNTVSRAHVADALKAKKIVSSRQEGFRKYLVPGQPGYVPSAGVTAIEAIQHIKRAGGIAVIAHPGIVAEHWNFPAWTEAGLDGVEVFYPAHTFTMRQDLLAIARKYGLLATAGSDYHGPQGGRNSTPGMQIPQSHYDKLLRKLFNR, encoded by the coding sequence ATGCCCAAGGTGGATTTGCACACCCATTCCAATTTTTCGGACGGCACCAGCACGCCGGAGGAAGTGGTCTTAAGCGCCCTGAAAACGGGTATTACCGTTTACGCGCTGACCGACCATGACACTACCGACGGCGTGCGCCGGGCCGCGGCCGTGTGCAAAGAACACCGTATTTTATTCACGCCCGGCGTAGAAATCAGCACCCGGGAGCATGACCACCTGCACTTTACCGGATATAATTTGGATTTGGACAATGCAGACTTCCAGGCCTTTCTGGCGCAAAACCGCCACAACCGCCAAGAGCGCATCCGCCAAATCATCCGCCAGCTGCAGCAGGCGGGAGTGGATATTACCGAGCAGGATGTTTTTTCCCGCGCGCCCAATACCGTTTCCCGCGCGCACGTGGCGGACGCCTTAAAAGCCAAAAAAATCGTATCTTCCCGCCAAGAAGGTTTCCGTAAATACCTGGTGCCGGGCCAGCCGGGCTATGTGCCTTCGGCCGGCGTGACGGCCATTGAAGCCATTCAGCACATCAAGCGGGCGGGCGGCATAGCCGTCATTGCACATCCCGGCATTGTAGCCGAGCATTGGAACTTCCCCGCCTGGACGGAAGCCGGGTTGGACGGGGTGGAAGTCTTTTATCCCGCCCATACTTTTACGATGCGCCAAGACTTGCTGGCCATCGCCCGCAAATACGGCCTGTTGGCCACGGCCGGATCGGATTATCACGGCCCGCAGGGCGGGCGCAACAGCACGCCCGGCATGCAAATTCCGCAGTCCCACTACGATAAACTGCTGCGAAAATTATTCAACCGCTAA
- a CDS encoding MFS transporter produces the protein MNKILAAILSISLLVSSVTPSLAQLVPAGRQVVKGLTQSGAKSAAVTAGKALPGKLVQKGVSAAAAHAAAVPVSSAAKSAFPSVSVASPLPSYDVSQLRLNVDRSVRQQLTVSGKEIRALVAAGQTDGLASRILSYPKPSFREGLLRNEFVTVALKGGADKAQVAQAVQFYRTDLANNGGAFAQLPQADLNTLLKIARTPEHPSYQIVSQSQQALSSAAALGLLGGAEDGASLLAFYKQASSSVFKDAAQRIAARGLLRQGAYKELQELAALVKAQGPFWKDVAARAHEKGVQISVADGAVAPSAEDDALAVFLRAGCQPNALNAKASSEATDKWLSLGTPAETASAQKAAAPEPMAALDISLPQVALPAADLNVSPITLPGGTAAAEQPAPAPTQVQQKTVQFFAKSTPSSSSGTLYSGLPVFEAGKLFKKAASWLRGKWGKKEPALPSAPHEEPGLHDDSEIHEVFSNLRSPEAPASADEVMGANETGFIPVSEKGFKLTLVDEQGVEKILPVNLEISNRFRVKGYNRIAFAAHSDFKHGYVAELRNQEQEPLRMAHFYMRLQRNQVGALADLIQATGIEKFNLKLESTPDVVYKSVKLPVYDFLSGKELPLEVEMPVKAYVENAKMVVMENGALGLLKPGATQPTALKGFYVRLPKNQIANFVEVLRFSPTSFNVSVHPTRNRADLIMRDASLTNVSLGKTMGPMVNGSLGMEVSAANSMMFTINYILPGLASLLTPVLKKYGEKKLMVLSLAMSSAAGVLASAGGFYGFVEGLTLGPVSKGLFITALFLMSGSSILKQLVSNMLIRANRGEVILNDAKEAVKASETEFTAEQKHGFAQMGLRLKEFFTKKSEVSLKDVVLYNLSFVYKNVGTLAFLASPYLINHGILLATGVDLGIDYSISFPIYAVYSGVVAWKVWRAKLRDAYSAKNLEQSKKNLELALHSGAKALAGVKGKISSTQIDDAARAFKDALDALVFADVKLNPGQKKADLYAKEKKNFLQKLENKLSNEYAMDPARVKEITGQIKHSLAVQENTLGNILKMLKAPGVLALSSAMTLATVHEFVISSSFASVMKQLINQGELANFLIACSLYVPLIAGRLGGNIISRRISADSMYIFCSALSALGTLVMATAGDSVAQMITGAAVASFGVGNFFTQMYDYIMNKYPKQNRELSSILALTMALGGLGAIPAGYLASMTGFDASSLLYAGAALGASLVLTPGMTKNSTIVKELKYEAKRLWKGVKKLFKRGGKNPPAGNLDDAAPAQ, from the coding sequence ATGAACAAAATACTAGCAGCCATTTTAAGCATCAGTCTGTTGGTCAGCAGCGTTACTCCGTCGCTGGCCCAGCTCGTTCCGGCCGGCCGGCAAGTAGTTAAGGGCTTAACGCAAAGCGGAGCAAAAAGCGCCGCTGTTACCGCGGGGAAAGCCCTGCCCGGCAAATTGGTGCAGAAGGGAGTCTCGGCTGCCGCGGCCCATGCGGCGGCGGTTCCCGTTTCTTCGGCTGCTAAATCCGCTTTTCCGTCTGTTTCCGTTGCATCTCCTCTTCCCTCTTATGATGTCTCTCAGCTGCGCCTTAATGTAGACCGCTCGGTTCGGCAGCAATTAACCGTCAGCGGCAAAGAGATCCGGGCCTTGGTTGCGGCCGGCCAAACAGACGGGCTGGCCAGCCGTATTTTAAGCTACCCCAAACCGTCTTTCCGGGAAGGACTCCTTCGCAATGAATTTGTAACCGTTGCTTTAAAAGGCGGGGCGGACAAAGCCCAAGTGGCCCAAGCCGTACAATTTTACCGCACGGATTTAGCCAACAACGGCGGCGCTTTTGCCCAGCTGCCCCAAGCGGATTTAAACACCTTGCTGAAAATTGCCCGCACCCCGGAACATCCCTCTTACCAAATCGTCAGCCAAAGCCAGCAGGCGCTGTCTTCTGCGGCGGCGTTAGGGCTTTTAGGCGGAGCGGAGGACGGGGCGAGCCTGTTGGCTTTTTATAAACAAGCTTCCTCTTCCGTTTTTAAAGACGCGGCGCAGCGCATTGCCGCCCGCGGATTGCTGCGCCAAGGGGCCTATAAAGAACTGCAGGAATTGGCCGCGTTGGTCAAAGCGCAAGGCCCGTTTTGGAAAGATGTAGCCGCCCGTGCCCACGAAAAAGGAGTACAGATTTCCGTGGCGGACGGAGCCGTTGCCCCCAGTGCGGAAGACGACGCTTTAGCCGTTTTCCTGCGGGCCGGCTGCCAGCCCAACGCCCTCAATGCCAAAGCTTCTTCCGAAGCGACGGATAAATGGCTTTCGCTGGGTACGCCGGCAGAAACGGCTTCCGCTCAAAAGGCCGCCGCGCCGGAGCCAATGGCGGCGTTGGATATTTCCCTGCCGCAAGTTGCACTGCCCGCAGCCGATTTAAATGTTTCGCCCATTACCCTGCCCGGCGGTACGGCGGCAGCCGAACAACCCGCCCCGGCTCCCACTCAAGTACAGCAAAAAACGGTACAATTCTTTGCCAAAAGCACGCCTTCCTCTTCCTCTGGCACCTTATACAGCGGGCTGCCCGTATTTGAAGCCGGCAAACTGTTTAAAAAAGCCGCTTCTTGGCTGCGCGGCAAATGGGGGAAAAAGGAGCCGGCTCTGCCCAGTGCCCCGCACGAAGAGCCCGGCCTGCATGACGATTCCGAAATTCACGAAGTATTCAGCAATTTGCGCTCTCCGGAAGCGCCGGCCTCGGCCGATGAGGTCATGGGCGCCAATGAAACGGGATTTATCCCGGTATCTGAAAAAGGGTTTAAGCTGACGCTGGTTGATGAACAGGGCGTAGAAAAAATCCTGCCGGTCAATTTGGAAATCAGCAACCGCTTCCGTGTAAAAGGGTACAACCGCATTGCTTTTGCGGCCCATTCGGATTTCAAACACGGCTATGTGGCGGAGCTGCGCAACCAAGAGCAGGAACCCCTGCGCATGGCGCATTTCTATATGCGCTTGCAGCGCAACCAAGTAGGCGCTTTGGCGGATTTAATTCAAGCGACTGGAATTGAAAAATTCAATCTGAAACTGGAAAGTACGCCGGACGTGGTGTACAAGTCGGTTAAGCTTCCCGTCTATGATTTCTTAAGCGGCAAAGAGCTTCCCTTGGAAGTGGAAATGCCGGTAAAAGCCTATGTGGAAAATGCCAAAATGGTGGTGATGGAGAACGGCGCCTTGGGCCTGCTTAAACCGGGTGCCACACAGCCGACGGCCTTGAAAGGCTTTTATGTGCGCCTGCCCAAAAATCAAATTGCCAATTTTGTAGAAGTACTGCGTTTTAGCCCGACCTCTTTTAATGTGTCGGTGCATCCGACCCGCAACCGTGCCGACCTGATTATGCGGGATGCTTCGCTGACCAACGTTAGCCTCGGCAAAACCATGGGGCCGATGGTCAACGGCTCTTTGGGGATGGAAGTAAGCGCGGCAAACAGCATGATGTTTACGATTAACTACATTTTGCCGGGCTTGGCTTCTTTGCTGACTCCTGTTTTAAAGAAATACGGGGAAAAGAAACTGATGGTGCTTTCGTTGGCGATGTCCTCCGCGGCGGGGGTGTTGGCCAGTGCCGGCGGTTTCTACGGTTTTGTAGAAGGACTGACGCTGGGGCCGGTTTCCAAAGGGCTGTTCATTACGGCCTTGTTTTTGATGAGCGGTTCGAGCATTTTAAAACAGCTGGTTTCCAACATGCTCATCCGCGCCAACCGCGGCGAAGTGATTTTAAATGACGCCAAGGAAGCGGTCAAAGCCTCCGAAACGGAATTCACGGCCGAACAAAAACACGGTTTTGCTCAAATGGGACTGCGGTTAAAAGAATTCTTTACCAAGAAGTCCGAAGTCAGTTTAAAAGACGTTGTGCTGTACAACTTGAGCTTCGTTTATAAAAACGTGGGTACGTTGGCCTTCTTGGCTTCGCCGTACTTAATTAACCACGGAATCCTGCTGGCGACCGGGGTGGATTTGGGAATTGACTACTCCATCAGCTTCCCGATTTATGCGGTATACAGCGGGGTGGTGGCCTGGAAAGTGTGGCGCGCCAAACTGCGCGACGCGTATTCCGCCAAGAATTTGGAACAGAGCAAAAAGAATTTGGAATTGGCCCTGCATTCGGGCGCAAAAGCCTTGGCCGGCGTCAAAGGCAAAATTTCGTCTACGCAAATTGACGACGCCGCCCGCGCCTTTAAAGACGCGCTGGACGCGTTGGTCTTTGCCGACGTGAAATTAAATCCGGGCCAGAAAAAAGCCGATTTGTACGCCAAAGAAAAGAAAAACTTCCTGCAAAAATTAGAAAACAAACTTTCCAATGAATATGCCATGGATCCGGCCCGCGTCAAAGAAATTACCGGGCAGATTAAACATTCCTTGGCGGTGCAGGAAAATACGCTGGGCAACATCTTAAAAATGTTAAAAGCGCCGGGCGTGCTGGCCTTGTCCTCCGCCATGACGCTTGCCACGGTGCACGAGTTCGTCATCTCCAGCTCGTTCGCCAGCGTGATGAAGCAATTAATTAACCAGGGCGAACTGGCCAACTTCCTGATTGCGTGCTCGCTGTATGTACCGCTGATTGCCGGCCGTTTGGGCGGCAATATCATCAGCCGCCGGATCAGTGCAGACAGCATGTACATCTTCTGCTCGGCGCTCTCTGCCTTGGGCACGCTGGTCATGGCCACGGCCGGGGACAGCGTGGCGCAGATGATCACGGGCGCAGCGGTAGCCAGCTTTGGGGTGGGAAACTTCTTTACCCAAATGTATGATTACATTATGAATAAATATCCGAAGCAGAACCGCGAGCTCTCCTCTATTCTGGCGCTGACGATGGCGCTGGGCGGGTTAGGCGCTATTCCGGCCGGCTATTTGGCCTCGATGACCGGGTTTGACGCGTCCTCCCTGTTGTATGCGGGGGCGGCGTTGGGGGCCAGCTTGGTGCTGACGCCGGGCATGACGAAAAACTCCACGATCGTAAAAGAGTTGAAGTACGAAGCGAAACGGTTGTGGAAGGGCGTAAAGAAACTTTTTAAACGCGGCGGCAAGAACCCTCCCGCGGGGAATTTGGACGATGCCGCCCCGGCCCAGTAA
- the coaD gene encoding pantetheine-phosphate adenylyltransferase, giving the protein MLTPAVYAGSFDPVTNGHMDIIRRARDVFGAVIVLVMPNACKRPLFTAQERVELLRQALQGEENVRVEATEGLLTDYLKKNGLKVLVRGLRGEGDLEHELVNAFYNKQFYASAETVFLPGRPEYAFLSSSAVREAFSYGADVSALVPPGVAEALQRKKRF; this is encoded by the coding sequence ATGCTGACCCCCGCCGTATATGCCGGAAGTTTTGACCCCGTTACCAACGGACATATGGATATTATCCGCCGCGCACGGGACGTGTTTGGCGCCGTGATTGTGCTGGTGATGCCCAATGCCTGCAAGCGGCCGCTTTTTACGGCGCAAGAACGGGTGGAACTGCTGCGCCAAGCCCTGCAAGGGGAGGAAAACGTCCGGGTGGAGGCGACCGAGGGGTTGCTGACGGACTATTTAAAAAAGAACGGGCTGAAAGTATTGGTGCGCGGCCTGCGCGGCGAAGGGGATTTGGAGCATGAGTTGGTAAACGCCTTTTACAATAAACAATTTTACGCCTCGGCGGAGACCGTCTTTTTGCCCGGCCGGCCCGAATATGCGTTTTTAAGTTCCTCGGCGGTGCGGGAAGCTTTTTCCTACGGGGCGGACGTAAGTGCGCTGGTGCCGCCCGGGGTGGCGGAGGCCCTGCAGCGGAAAAAACGATTTTAA